The Comamonas piscis region CATTTGATCCTGGATGCCGCCGGTGTGAAGCCGGATGAAGGCGTGTTCGACCCCAAGGATGTGCCCGGCTTTATCAAGGGTGCGAAGAGCCGCTTCTGGGAACGGGAGCCGAAGTTGCGTACCTTGGCTTGATGGCTTAATGGTTAGGCAGATCGCCGAGGCTAGGGCCTAACTTCCGCGATCGGCACCCCACACAAGGCGCTGCAGTGCAAACTGCGGCGCCTTTTTTACGCGTATAGCCGACGCGCATCCGCTTGGCAATCGCTCGTATAAAACCCTGCGCCATCGCGGGAAAGTACCGTGCAAACCCGTTTCAGCCCAATGCTATGATCCGGCAAAATTTGTATGATAACCATACCAGTCCCCTCGGGTGCAATGCCCGGGAGGTTCCTCTAATAAGTCAACGAGACAAGTCCTGACACATGACGACCTTTGCCCTTTTGAGCATTGCCGGCGCCAGCATTGCTGCACTGTTGCTGCTGATCATCCGATTTGAAATCCATGCCTTTGTGGCGCTGATGCTGGTAAGCCTGTTGGTGGCACTGGCAACGGGCATTCCGCTCGCAGAGATCATCCCCACCTTGATATCCGGCATGGGTGGCACCTTGGGATCGGTGGCGATCCTGGTGGCGCTCGGGGCGATGCTGGGCCGCATGATTGAGGTATCGGGCGGCGCCAATACCCTGGCGCAGCGATTTAGCCAGCTGCTGGGCCCCAAGCGGGTGCCGGCGGCGCTGACGGCGGCGGCGCTGGTGCTGTCGATCCCCGTGTTCTTTGATGTGGGCTTCATCATCCTGATCCCCATCATTTATGGCTTTTGCAAAGCCGCTGGCGTCAGCCCCATCAAATACGGGCTGCCGGTGGCCGGCATCATGCTGGCCACCCATGTGGTCGTTCCACCGCACCCGGGCATTGTGGGTGGCGCAGCGGTGCTGTCGGCCGATGTGGGCTGGATCACGCTGATTGGGCTGGGCATCTGCATTCCGCTGGCCTTTGTGGCGCAGTGGGTGGGCGGGTACTTGAACCGCCGCCACTATGCGATGCAGCCGGAGGCCGAAGCGCAGTTCCGCAACTTTGGCAGTGGCGATGCCGCCGATGCGCCTGCCGCCAAGCTGCCGGGCGTGGGTGCCGTGCTGACCCTGATCCTGGCCCCGCTCGCCCTCATCATGCTGGGCACGACGGCGGCGACCATGCTGCCCAAGGGCGATGCGCTGCGTGATTTTCTGGCGTTTACCGGCGCACCGGTGTTTGCGCTGATGGTGGCGATTGGCCTGGCCTTTGTGCTGCTGGTCCGCCCCTTGGGTTGGACGCGAAAGCGCACCAATGAGGTGATGGAATCGGCCTTGCCTGCAGCGGCCACAGTGATTTTGGTGACGGGCGCCGGCGGCGTGTTTGCCAAGGTGCTGACCGTCAGCGGCATTGGCACCGCGCTGTCGCAAGCGCTGTCGGGCACGGGCCTGCCTTTGATCTTGCTGGGCTTTGTTATCTCTTTGGCCTTGCGCGCGGCGCAGGGCTCGGCGACGGTGGCCATTCTCACCACCTGCGGCCTGCTGGCTGAAAGCATCCAGAGCGGTGGCTACAGCGCGGTGCAGGTCGCCGTGCTGACGGTGGCCATCGGCTTTGGCGGCCTGGGGCTGTCGCATGTCAATGATTCGGGCTTTTGGATTGTGACCCGCTACCTGGGCCTGAGCGTGGCCGATGGCCTGCGCAGCTGGACGGTGCTGACCACCGTGCTGGGCGTCGTCGGCTTTGCGCTGACCTGCCTGGTCTGGGCGCTGGTGGCCTGATCCGCAGTTTGATTTGTCGCCTGCATTCTTGTGCCCCGGCCCCGCGCCGGGCATTCTCTATCTCTGATTCACGGGAGCATCTCCAATGACTACACAAGCACAGCACGCCAAGGTGGGCGTCATCGGCCTGGGCGCCATGGGCCTGGGCATTGCCCAAACCTTGCGCAACCGGGGCTACCAGGTCCATGTCTGCGATGTGCGCCCCGGCGCAGCGGCAGACTTTGCCAGCGCCGGTGGTGTGGCCTGCGCCAACCCGGCGGAGCTGGCAGCCCAGGTGGATGTGGTGGTGTCCGTCGTGGTTAACGCCGCGCAGACCGAGGCGGTGCTGTTTGGCGAGCACGGCGCCGCTGCAGCTATGCGCGCTGGCAGCACCTTTGTGATGTGCTCCACGGTGGACCCGAACTGGTCCATCGCGCTGGAGGCACGCCTGGCCCAGAGCGGTGTGCTGTATGTCGATGGCCCCATCTCGGGCGGCGCAGCCAAGGCGGCGGCCGGCCAGATGACGATGATGTCTTCGGCCACCCCGGCAGCGTATGCGGCAGCGGGCGATGTGCTCGATGCAATGGCCGGCAAGGTCTACCGCCTGGGCGACAAGGCCGGCGCGGGCAGCAAGGTCAAGATCATCAACCAGCTGCTGGCGGGTGTACACATTGCCGCAGCAGCCGAGGCCATGGCCTTGGGCCTGCGCGAAGGGGTGGATGCCGCTGCCATCTACGAGGTCATCACCCACAGCGCCGGCAACAGCTGGATGTTTGAAAACCGCATGGCCCATGTGCTGGCGGGCGATTACACGCCGCTGTCGGCCGTCGATATTTTTGTAAAGGACCTGGGCCTGGTGCTGGATACGGCACGCGCCAGCAAGTTTCCGCTGCCGCTGGCTGCTACCGCGCACCAGATGTTTATGCAGGCCTCCACCGCAGGCTACGCCAAGGAAGACGACAGCGCGGTGATCAAGATCTTCCCCGGCATCACCCTGCCCCAAGCTGCCAATGACGGAGGCCAGCGATGAGCGGCGCCACCTTGAAGCTGGGCTGCATTGCCGACGACTTTACCGGCGCCACCGACCTGGCCAACAACCTGGTGCGCGCCGGCATGCGCGTGGTGCAGACCATTGGCGTGCCCAGCGGCCCGTTGGGTACCGAGGTGGATGCGGTGGTGGTAGCGCTCAAGTCGCGCACCATCCCCGCTGACCAGGCCGTCGCCCAGTCGCTGGAGGCCCTGCGCTGGCTGCAAAGCCAGGGCGCGCAGCAAATCTATTTCAAATACTGCTCCACCTTTGACAGCACACCCGCCGGCAATATCGGCCCGGTGACGGACGCCTTGATGGATGCGCTGGGCAGCGACTTCAGCATCGCCACCCCCGCCTTTCCGGACAACAAGCGCACCGTCTTCAAAGGCTATCTGTTTGCCGGCGATGTGCTGCTGAACGAGAGCGGCATGCAGAACCACCCGCTCACCCCCATGACCGACCCCAATCTGGTGCGCGTGCTGCAATCGCAAACCCGGCGCAAGGTGGGCTTGATTGACCACAGCGTGGTTGCCCAGGGCGCAGACGCCATCCGCAACCGCATTGCGGCGCTGAAGGCCGATGGCGTCGGCATTGCGATTGTCGATGCGGTATCGAACGACGACCTGCTGCGCATGGGCCCGGCTTTGGCTGACTTGCCGTTGGTGACGGCCGGCTCCGGCGTCGCCATTGCGCTGCCCGCCAACTTTGGCCTGCAGCCCGGCAACCAGGCTGCCGCCTTGCCAGCAGCCAGTGGCCTGCAAGCGGTGGTGTCGGGCAGTTGCTCGGTGGCGACCAATGCCCAGGTGGCACATTTCATCGCCAGCGGCCACCCGGCCTTGGCGCTGCAGCCACTGCGCATGGCCGCTGGTGACGATGTCGTGCGCGAGGCGCTGGACTGGGCCCGGCCGTATCTGGCCAGCAGGCCGGTGCTCGTCTACTCCACCGCCGAGCCGGACGATGTGCGCAGCATCCAGGCCCAGCTGGGCGTGGAGCAGGCCGGTGCGCTGGTCGAGCAAACCCTGGCCGCCATTGCGCGTGGCTTGGTAGATCTGGGCGTGCGGCAGCTGCTGGTGGCCGGTGGCGAAACCTCGGGCGCCTGCGTGCAGGCCCTGGGCATTGCGCAGATGCGCATTGGCGGCCAGATTGATCCAGGGGTGCCTTGGTGCCATGCGGCCAGCCCGGCGGCACCCGAGGGCTTGCACATCGCGCTCAAATCGGGCAACTTTGGCAGCACCGACTTTTTCAGCAAAGCTTTCACCTCCTTGCAAGGCTGAACACCATGGTCTTTATGGACGAAACCAGCGCCCGCGCCGAGATCTGCCGGGTAGGCGCATCGCTGTTCCAGCGCGGCTATGTGCATGCCAGCGCCGGCAATATCAGCGTGCGCCTGGCGGATGGATTTTTGATCACCCCGACCGATGCCAGCCTGGGCCAATTGCAGCCCGATCGCCTGGCCAAGCTCGATCTGCAAGGCCAACAGCTGAGTGGTGACCGCGCCAGCAAGACCATCGTGCTGCACCAGCGCATTTACAAGGCCAGCGCCAACACGCCAACGCCCGCTGGCTGCGTGATCCACACCCACAGCCGCCAGCTGGTGGCCTGCTCGCTGCAAGCCACTGCCGTGCCGGGTGTGGCGCCTGCTGCCGAGCTGCTGCCCGCGCTGACGCCTTACTTTGTGATGAAGGTGGGCCATGTGCCGCATATCCCCTACCACCGCCCCGGCTCGCCCGATGCGGCGCAGGCCGTGGCCGAGGCGATTGCGCAGTACGCAGCCGCCGGCAAGCCGATCCGCGCTGTGATGCTGGCACGCCTGGGCCCCAATGTCTGGCACGAGAGCCCGGCTGCCGCGATGGCCGCGCTGGAAGAGCTGGAAGAAACCGCCCTGCTCTGGAACCAGTGCCGCCAGCAGCCACCCGCGCCGCTGAGCGACGCCCAGATTGACGAGCTACGCCAGAGCTTTGGCGCCCACTGGTAAAACCTCATCTTGCCTGGCACGCACAGACCCTCTGCCTGCCGGCCGCCCCTTTTTGGAATACACCCCATGCCCCGTTTTGCTGCCAACCTGTCCATGCTCTACAACGACCTGGACTTTCTGGACCGCTTTGCCGCCGCTGCGCGCGATGGTTTCACTGCCGTAGAGTACCTCTTCCCCTACGCCTATGCGCCCGAGCAACTGGCCGCCTTGCTACAGCAGCAGGGCTTGCAGCAGGTGCTGTTCAATGCGCCGCCGGGCGATTGGGACCGGGGCGAGCGCGGCATGGCCTGCATCCCTGGGCGCGAGGCTGAGTTCCGCGACGGCATTGCGCAGGCGCTGCGCTACGCCCAGGCGCTGCAGTGCCCGCGTCTGCATGTGATGGCGGGGATGGTGCCTGCGGGCGTGGATGGCGCTGATGCCGCGATCTTGCGCTCCACCTACATCGCCAATATCCGCCATGCGGCCGAGCAAGCGGCGGCGCAGGGTGTGCGCATTCTGCTGGAGCCCATCAATGGCCGCGATATGCCCGGCTTCTTCCTGAGCCGCCAGGACCAGGCCCATGCCTTGGTCGCAGAGATTGGCGCGGCCAATGTGCAGGTGCAGATGGACCTGTACCACTGCCAGATCGTCGAGGGCGACCTGGCGATGAAGATCCGCCAATACCTGCCCACTGGCCAGGTTGGTCATATCCAGATTGCCGGCGTGCCTGAGCGCCATGAGCCCGATGTGGGCGAGGTGAACTATTCCTATCTGTTTGCGCTGCTCGACAGCCTGGGCTATGACGGCTGGATTGGCTGCGAGTACAAGCCCGCACGCGGCGCAGCGCCCCATGCCACCAGCGATGGCCTGGGCTGGCTCAAGCCTTATCTGACCAACGCTCAGTAAGCGGTTCCACGCATAGCTGCGGTGGATGGGTGGATAGGCTGCCCTAGAATCCCCTCATCCCCCTTTAGCCGCAGGCCTCGTGCCCGCCGCCATGCGATGCGACCACAAGCGACCGAATCCTTTTTGCAGCGGGTGCGCCAGCACCTGCAGGCACTGCCGGCCACCGAGCGGCAATTGGCCGACTTTGTGCTGGAGTTCCCCGGCGAGCTGGCCAGCTACGCTGGCAATGAGCTGGCCCAGCTGGCAAAGGTGTCGCCCTCGACGGTGAGCCGCTTTATCCGCCGCCTGGGCTACGAGAACTACGAAGAAGCGCGCCGCCAGGTGCGCGAGGACAAGCAAAGCGGCTCGCCGCTGTTCCAGTCGGCGGCCGAGGCTTTTCAGCGCGGTCAGATGCTGGCAACCCACCGCGAGCGTTCCATTGCCAATCTAACGAACACCCTGGACCAGCTGAGCGAGCCGCAGCTCAGCGAGATCGTGCAGGCCATCATCGCCGCCCGCCAGGTGCTGATCTTTGGCAGCCGCAGCAGCCATGCCTTTGCGCAGTACCTGCGCTGGCAGATCATCCAGGTGGTGCCCCAGGTGATCAGCCTCCCCGGCCCGGGCGAGACCCTGGCCGAATACACCGCCCAGCTCGGCAAAAACGACTGCATCATCCTCTTTGGCATGCGCCGCCAAACCCGCCAGATGGCCGCACTGCTGGCCAGCGCCAGCCAGGCCGGCGCCTCGATACTGCTTATCAGCGACCAGGCCTCTCCCCACTATGCCGCCGCCACCTGGTCCATCCAGTGCGACTGCCATGGGCCAGGCCTGTTGGACAACCATGTGGCCGTGATGGCGGTCTGCGACCTGCTGGCTACGATGGTGCTGGAGGCAGCTGGTGCGCCGGGCCGCAAGCGCCTGGCGGCGATTGAGCAGCAGCATGAGCAGCACCAGGAGTTTTGATGTTGGCTGGGCTGCAGCGGCCGCTGGCCGGCGTGGATGTAGAGACCCTCTGAAAAAATCGTTCCCGTGGTCTGAACGCGGTCTCGGGCGATCCGCGTCCATCCCGCTTGGCGAGGGTTTTGCAGAGCATCCCTAGCAGTGCCCGATCTGCATTCGACATTGAGATGACGGCATTCGGCCACGAGCTGAATTTTCAGCAACGACCATTTAGCTTGTGACCCATCGAGACCAAGAGTGGCAAATTAATCGAGTGACCCAAGCCCCACGGAGTTGCCAAAACGATCACGCACGCGCAGGAATGGCTGGCCACGCCCCATGTCCGGCATGTACATGAACTGGTGCCAGTTCCACATGACGCCATTGGGTTCGCCGCAGCTCATGTTCGGATATTCGGATTGCCTGTTAGGCACGCAGTAGATTTTTCCATCGGCAGTGGCAATGCCGTCTCCTTGGACGTTGTCAAAGCGCGCGATGCTATGGGTGCGGGCAACATACCAATCGCCCCGCATGCGCTCCGCAAAATTTTCAGGCGCATCAATTTGCAAGCGGCGGATCTTGACAGGGGCCTCGCCAGGCAGCTGCAACTGACCTTGCGTCCACCAGAGATGGAGGTTCGTTTCTCTATTTGTGTGTGGAGCGCTGAATTCCAAAACCGCGACTCCCGCATCTCCCTCCAACTGGGCAGACTGTGCAGCGCCACCCAGGCTGCGGCCTCCACGATACTGGCGCAGAGGAATGGTCGCCACGGTCGAGCGGCTGCCCATGCCTTTACTCTGGTAGCTAGCACTCCCCATATGGAAAGTGGGTTGGCCATCCGCTCGGTAGTTGAACAGTTGCAGGATGACGGTATTTCCCTGAATATCAAGCGCAATGCCACGACCAGGTTTACCGGTAAGCTCGTCTTCCACAATCCAGGTGCCATTCATCGGCATCAATGTGTTGGATGTGACTGATGCACTGCATGCGCCAGTAATGCATGCGCCGCCCGAGCCAAAAGATACGGTCGAGTAGTTTTGCTGTTGCTGCGGGTGAAAGGTGGTAATTCCTTCCCGATAAGTGGGTTCAACCAAGATGGCTCCCTCATCAAAACCCATCACGGTCACTGCTTGTGGATTTTCCCCAGTAGTGCGCAGCACTCCATGAATATCGGAGCCCGCAAATTGCAACTCCAGACTCTCCACTGAAGGAGCTTCGGATTGAAGTTTATCCTGAGCGTCACCCGTGTTCGGTGTGCAATGAAGGCGAACCTTGCCAGCAACAACATTGCATAGAAATTGGCGAATGGGGAGGAGCATGCCAGTGGTCGGCATGGGAACATACCAATCGAGATAGGTGGTACCAAGCTCACTTCGCCACAGCTTCGCAGGAGCGGTCCAGCTTGGATCACCTTGTGAATCCAAGGTAAACAAGCGCAATGTGCGGGTACCCACCTGCACGCGCGGATTGGTCACGCTGGGCTCGTTGTCTGCTACCAGAAAGCGTTCTATTGCTAACGCCTGCTCGCCCGGAAACTGGATCGTTCCTGCCACGCCGTTGCTGAACTGCACTGCTACCTGGCCTACGGATTTGTCCTCCACCGCATCTTGCATGGCACCACCGAGGCTGCGACCATTTTTATAGCGCATCAATGGTGCCGTCACACGGTTGCCATCCATCTGGCCCGTGGCGGTATAAAAGGTCGCATCACCATTTTTTTCATAGCCAAACACCTGCATAAAGAAAGTGTTGGCCTGTATATCAATCGCCAAACCCCGGCCCGGTTTGCCATCCAATTCGCTACTGACCACCCAAGTTCCGGCTTGCGGTGTGAAATCGCGTGCAGCCCAACCCACCGTACAGGAAAGAGCCATTACCGAAGCTGTAATGGCCGAGCGCAGAATTTGAATGCAAAGGGTGTTTTTCACTTGATCTCCATATATTTGGGATCAGTATAGAAGATTGCATTCATTAGATGGATATTCGCCCCGGGGTCAACAGCGATGGTCCGTTAACAGCGATTGAAGAACTGCTGCAGTCCCCAGCCTGACTGATAACGACCATCGGTTCTTCGCCTTAAACCTGTTACTGGCTAGACGCTTTCGCCCATTTGCAGATGACCGACATAGGGCGATGGACGATGGTCAGTGGATCAGGCAGATGAGAGCGCTTCGCATACAGCCTCGGTCACTTGTACCGTGGTGGCCGTCCCTCCCAAATCACCGGTCTGCAACAAGGGATCTGCGGTGATTTTTTCCAGCGCGTTCATCACGCGTGTCGTCGCTTCAATCTCGCCCAGATGCTCCAGGAGCATAACCACGGACCAGAAGGTGCCGACCGGATTGGCGAGGCCCTTGCCCATGATGTCGAATGCCGAGCCGTGAATCGGCTCGAACATGCT contains the following coding sequences:
- a CDS encoding GntP family transporter, encoding MTTFALLSIAGASIAALLLLIIRFEIHAFVALMLVSLLVALATGIPLAEIIPTLISGMGGTLGSVAILVALGAMLGRMIEVSGGANTLAQRFSQLLGPKRVPAALTAAALVLSIPVFFDVGFIILIPIIYGFCKAAGVSPIKYGLPVAGIMLATHVVVPPHPGIVGGAAVLSADVGWITLIGLGICIPLAFVAQWVGGYLNRRHYAMQPEAEAQFRNFGSGDAADAPAAKLPGVGAVLTLILAPLALIMLGTTAATMLPKGDALRDFLAFTGAPVFALMVAIGLAFVLLVRPLGWTRKRTNEVMESALPAAATVILVTGAGGVFAKVLTVSGIGTALSQALSGTGLPLILLGFVISLALRAAQGSATVAILTTCGLLAESIQSGGYSAVQVAVLTVAIGFGGLGLSHVNDSGFWIVTRYLGLSVADGLRSWTVLTTVLGVVGFALTCLVWALVA
- the ltnD gene encoding L-threonate dehydrogenase, translating into MTTQAQHAKVGVIGLGAMGLGIAQTLRNRGYQVHVCDVRPGAAADFASAGGVACANPAELAAQVDVVVSVVVNAAQTEAVLFGEHGAAAAMRAGSTFVMCSTVDPNWSIALEARLAQSGVLYVDGPISGGAAKAAAGQMTMMSSATPAAYAAAGDVLDAMAGKVYRLGDKAGAGSKVKIINQLLAGVHIAAAAEAMALGLREGVDAAAIYEVITHSAGNSWMFENRMAHVLAGDYTPLSAVDIFVKDLGLVLDTARASKFPLPLAATAHQMFMQASTAGYAKEDDSAVIKIFPGITLPQAANDGGQR
- the otnK gene encoding 3-oxo-tetronate kinase, translating into MSGATLKLGCIADDFTGATDLANNLVRAGMRVVQTIGVPSGPLGTEVDAVVVALKSRTIPADQAVAQSLEALRWLQSQGAQQIYFKYCSTFDSTPAGNIGPVTDALMDALGSDFSIATPAFPDNKRTVFKGYLFAGDVLLNESGMQNHPLTPMTDPNLVRVLQSQTRRKVGLIDHSVVAQGADAIRNRIAALKADGVGIAIVDAVSNDDLLRMGPALADLPLVTAGSGVAIALPANFGLQPGNQAAALPAASGLQAVVSGSCSVATNAQVAHFIASGHPALALQPLRMAAGDDVVREALDWARPYLASRPVLVYSTAEPDDVRSIQAQLGVEQAGALVEQTLAAIARGLVDLGVRQLLVAGGETSGACVQALGIAQMRIGGQIDPGVPWCHAASPAAPEGLHIALKSGNFGSTDFFSKAFTSLQG
- a CDS encoding aldolase → MDETSARAEICRVGASLFQRGYVHASAGNISVRLADGFLITPTDASLGQLQPDRLAKLDLQGQQLSGDRASKTIVLHQRIYKASANTPTPAGCVIHTHSRQLVACSLQATAVPGVAPAAELLPALTPYFVMKVGHVPHIPYHRPGSPDAAQAVAEAIAQYAAAGKPIRAVMLARLGPNVWHESPAAAMAALEELEETALLWNQCRQQPPAPLSDAQIDELRQSFGAHW
- the otnI gene encoding 2-oxo-tetronate isomerase — protein: MPRFAANLSMLYNDLDFLDRFAAAARDGFTAVEYLFPYAYAPEQLAALLQQQGLQQVLFNAPPGDWDRGERGMACIPGREAEFRDGIAQALRYAQALQCPRLHVMAGMVPAGVDGADAAILRSTYIANIRHAAEQAAAQGVRILLEPINGRDMPGFFLSRQDQAHALVAEIGAANVQVQMDLYHCQIVEGDLAMKIRQYLPTGQVGHIQIAGVPERHEPDVGEVNYSYLFALLDSLGYDGWIGCEYKPARGAAPHATSDGLGWLKPYLTNAQ
- a CDS encoding MurR/RpiR family transcriptional regulator, producing MRPQATESFLQRVRQHLQALPATERQLADFVLEFPGELASYAGNELAQLAKVSPSTVSRFIRRLGYENYEEARRQVREDKQSGSPLFQSAAEAFQRGQMLATHRERSIANLTNTLDQLSEPQLSEIVQAIIAARQVLIFGSRSSHAFAQYLRWQIIQVVPQVISLPGPGETLAEYTAQLGKNDCIILFGMRRQTRQMAALLASASQAGASILLISDQASPHYAAATWSIQCDCHGPGLLDNHVAVMAVCDLLATMVLEAAGAPGRKRLAAIEQQHEQHQEF